Proteins encoded by one window of Vicia villosa cultivar HV-30 ecotype Madison, WI unplaced genomic scaffold, Vvil1.0 ctg.001084F_1_1, whole genome shotgun sequence:
- the LOC131633194 gene encoding chitinase 2-like: MTKFIFREYIGVKPSSTSLRDFPTDIINSNRFEFQFILGFASEEYNQDGKGNGNFKETWDVEYFGPDKVKEFKKNNPNVKVVISIGGRDVETPFFPAEETVWNRQAVNSLKVLIGKYNNESGNIIDGIDINYETIKTSNDLFVNCIGEVITKLKNDGNLNIDVVSIAPSEKNESHYRDLFYANSANINWVDYQFYNQKNIVSTVKDFVVIFDNLIKGYPPQKVLPGISTDPNDAKDNKISRETFIAGCIQLKKHSKLNGVFLWNANDSAHPPPGEHEPFVVEHSLQDLLTKSVEQLLDR, encoded by the coding sequence ATGACTAAATTTATCTTTCGTGAATACATTGGTGTGAAGCCATCCTCAACAAGTTTACGTGATTTTCCAACTGATATCATCAACTCAAATAGATTTGAATTCCAATTCATTTTGGGCTTTGCAAGTGAGGAGTATAACCAAGATGGGAAAGGCAACGGAAATTTCAAAGAAACTTGGGATGTGGAATACTTTGGCCCAGATAAAGTGAAAGAGTTCAAGAAAAATAATCCAAATGTAAAGGTGGTGATAAGCATTGGAGGTCGTGATGTTGAAACTCCATTCTTTCCTGCTGAGGAAACTGTATGGAATAGGCAGGCTGTAAATTCACTCAAAGTGCTCATCGGAAAATACAACAATGAAAGCGGCAACATAATTGATGGCATTGACATTAATTATGAAACTATCAAAACTAGTAATGACTTGTTTGTTAACTGCATAGGAGAAGTTATAACAAAACTCAAGAATGATGGTAACCTAAATATTGATGTGGTGTCCATTGCTCCATCTGAGAAAAACGAATCCCACTACCGTGATTTGTTTTATGCAAACAGTGCCAATATCAATTGGGTTGACTACCAATTCTACaatcaaaaaaatattgtatCCACGGTTAAGGACTTTGTAGTGATCTTTGACAATCTAATCAAAGGCTACCCTCCTCAAAAAGTCCTTCCCGGAATTAGCACCGACCCGAATGACGCTAAGGATAATAAGATATCACGAGAGACTTTTATTGCCGGCTGCATACAACTCAAAAAACACTCAAAACTCAATGGTGTTTTTCTCTGGAACGCTAATGACTCTGCACATCCCCCTCCTGGTGAGCACGAACCTTTTGTTGTAGAGCATAGCTTGCAGGACCTCCTCACCAAATCAGTTGAGCAGTTACTCGATCGCTAG
- the LOC131633195 gene encoding chitinase 2-like gives MTKFIFREYIGVKPSSTSLRDFPTDIINSNRFEFQFILGFASEEYNQDGKGNGNFKETWDVEYFGPDKVKEFKKNNPNVKVVISIGGRDVETPFFPAEETVWNRQAVNSLKVLIGKYNNESGNIIDGIDINYETIKTSNDLFVNCIGEVITKLKNDGNLNIDVVSIAPSEKNESHYRDLFYANSANINWVDYQFYNQKNIVSTVKDFVVIFDNLIKGYPPQKVLPGISTDPNDAKDNKISREIFIAGCIQLKKHSKLNGVFLWNANDSAHPPSGEHEPYVVEHSLHDLLTKSVEQLLDR, from the coding sequence ATGACTAAATTTATCTTTCGTGAATACATTGGTGTGAAGCCATCCTCAACAAGTTTACGTGATTTTCCAACTGATATCATCAACTCAAATAGATTTGAATTCCAATTCATTTTGGGCTTTGCAAGTGAGGAGTATAACCAAGATGGGAAAGGCAACGGAAATTTCAAAGAAACTTGGGATGTGGAATACTTTGGCCCAGATAAAGTGAAAGAGTTCAAGAAAAATAATCCAAATGTAAAGGTGGTGATAAGCATTGGAGGTCGTGATGTTGAAACTCCATTCTTTCCTGCTGAGGAAACTGTATGGAATAGGCAGGCTGTAAATTCACTCAAAGTGCTCATCGGAAAATACAACAATGAAAGCGGCAACATAATTGATGGCATTGACATTAATTATGAAACTATCAAAACTAGTAATGACTTGTTTGTTAACTGCATAGGAGAAGTTATAACAAAACTCAAGAATGATGGTAACCTAAATATTGATGTGGTGTCCATTGCTCCATCTGAGAAAAACGAATCCCACTACCGTGATTTGTTTTATGCAAACAGTGCCAATATCAATTGGGTTGACTACCAATTCTACaatcaaaaaaatattgtatCCACGGTTAAGGACTTTGTAGTGATCTTTGACAATCTAATCAAAGGCTACCCTCCTCAAAAAGTCCTTCCCGGAATTAGCACCGACCCGAATGACGCTAAGGATAATAAGATATCACGAGAGATTTTTATTGCCGGATGCATACAACTCAAAAAACACTCAAAACTCAATGGTGTTTTTCTCTGGAACGCAAATGACTCGGCACATCCCCCTTCTGGTGAGCACGAACCTTATGTTGTAGAGCATAGCTTGCACGACCTCCTCACCAAATCAGTTGAGCAGTTACTCGATCGCTAG